Below is a genomic region from Gopherus flavomarginatus isolate rGopFla2 chromosome 9, rGopFla2.mat.asm, whole genome shotgun sequence.
AGGCTGTTTGCCCCGCGCCCGGGCAGGTGTCTCTTCCCCCGGCCGCCCCGCCGGCCCGGCGCTCACCTGTACCACTCCAGCCCCTTCTCGTAGTGCCGGTCGAAGAAGTGGGGCTCGGTGCCCACGGCGCGCACGTCGGGGTGCGCCCGGATGGCCTCCAGCAGCGCCCGGGTGCCCCCCTTCTTCACGCCGATGATCAGGGCTTGCGGCAGCCGCTTCTCGCCGTAGTCCGGCGTGGTGCTGCCCGCCCGGCTCAGCTCCTCGTCCGTGGTGCTGGATTCCTGCGGGTCCCTCTCGAAGGCGCCGCTCTGCGCCGCGATCACCTCGCCGGGGGCCAGCGCGGTCCGGAGCCAGCCGGCCGCCGACACCGCTGGGCGGCTGGCGTTGCTGGCCCGCGTGGGGGGCGCGGGGGTGGCCGGGGAGCCGCGCAGGCCGGCGGGGGAGCGCAGGGCGCCCGGGGCCGGGGAGCCGCGCAGGCCGGCGGGGGAGCGCAGGGCGCCCGGGGCCGGGGAGCCGCGCAGGGCGCCCGGGGCCGGGGAGCCGCGCAGGCCGGCGGGGGAGCGCAGGGCGGCCGGGCCGGTGCCCCCCATCAGGCTGTAGCACAGGTAGGTGAGGCACAGCGAGAGGCTGCACATGCAGAGCAGCTTCCGAGCGGGGGGGCCCTTAGAGCCGCGCCCGCCCTGCGCCCCAGGCTGGGCGAGGGGGGCCATGGCTGCTCCCCGCTCCTAGCCCCGGGCACCGGGCGCACATGGTGTCAGCCGCCGCCCGGCAGCCCCGTGTGCATGGGGCGCCGCTGCCCTCCCGCCCCGCAGCCGCCGGGGGGGAGCCCCGCATGGCACAGTCAGCGCGGAGCCCCGCAGCCCCCGCGGTGCAGCCGCCTCCGGCCGGGCGCACGAGGACCGGCTCCGCGGCGCGGCCGGGGACGCTGCTCTGGctcagccgccgccgccgcctcgcaCTGTTGCAGCCTGAGTTCCTGCTGCTAAACTTTGTGCGAGCGGGGGGGGAGCGCGCTCCCGGCGTGGGGAGAGCCCGCCCCCGGCACGGGGCGGCGGGGAGAGCGCgcctggccccggccccgggGCTGGCACCGCGCCTGGGCACCGAGCCCCGGGCCGGCCCGGCGCTGGGAGCGGAGCTGGAGAGCGCGCGCCCTGGAAAcctgcccccaaatccctgctgcccccagagCGCCCCGCAGCACTGGCTGCCCCCGCTTTCTGCCTTACAACTCGTGTGCCACGCAGCCCCCCCAGTCTGCCAGCTGGGACCCCCagtcaccctgcctcttcctgtcccccctgcccctgccctgtgctcctccctgctcctgcccccagtcACCCCGCCCGCcgcttctccctgccccacctcctattccccagcctctgctcctccccactcctgccccaggcctccctccccaccactgcACAGCTTCCCCAGCACTAATCCCTGTCAGTCTTCGGAGGACGGGGCCTTCCCCGCCCCTCATTTGCAGGCATCTGGGATGactagctgtcagcctccatcttcTGTCTTTTGGGGCTCCAATCACTGTGACCCCAAGCCATAGGGGAAAGGCGCCTCCTCTTTCATGAGAAGAGGCTGGCCCCTGCCACCAGGGGTGGGGATTCCCTCTGCTGGGAAAAGCCCGAAGACaggggctagactagatgacccctatATTTCTATAGGCAGGAGAGTCTGTTCCCCCCTGGGgtagagcccccacccccaacccaggaGTTCTCCTCATCATGA
It encodes:
- the HS3ST4 gene encoding heparan sulfate glucosamine 3-O-sulfotransferase 4, producing the protein MAPLAQPGAQGGRGSKGPPARKLLCMCSLSLCLTYLCYSLMGGTGPAALRSPAGLRGSPAPGALRGSPAPGALRSPAGLRGSPAPGALRSPAGLRGSPATPAPPTRASNASRPAVSAAGWLRTALAPGEVIAAQSGAFERDPQESSTTDEELSRAGSTTPDYGEKRLPQALIIGVKKGGTRALLEAIRAHPDVRAVGTEPHFFDRHYEKGLEWYRNVMPKTLDGQITMEKTPSYFVTNEAPKRIHSMAKDTKLIVVVRNPVTRAISDYTQTLSKKPEIPTFEILAFKNRTLGLIDASWSAIRIGIYALHLENWLQYFPLSQILFVSGERLIIDPAGEMAKVQDFLGLKRIVTEKHFYFNKTKGFPCLKKPEDSSAPRCLGKSKGRTHPKIDPDVIHRLRKFYKPFNVMFYQMTGQDFQWEQEESEK